In Boudabousia tangfeifanii, the DNA window ATCTTTTGAGCCAGGCCGAGGCATACACAATATAGGCGAAGCTAAAGGCGTGTGATTCGGGAAAGCCATAAAGCGCAAAGCTTGCTAGTTGTTGGAAGATTTCTTCCGCTACTTTGGCGGGAACTCCTTTTTTCGCCATGCCAGCTAAAAGTGGTTTTTTGATTTCTGCCATTTGTTCGCTTGAACGTTTTGCTCCCATGGCACGTCTGAGGGCATCGGCTTGAGCGGGGGTAAAGTCGGCAACATCAATTGCGATCTGCATTAACTGTTCTTGAAATAGCGGAACTCCTAAAGTTTTTTGAAGCGCTGGTTTAAGTAACGGATGCGGATAAGTGATTGCTTCTTTGCCGGCTCTTCTTCGTAAGTACGGGTTAACTGCATTGCCTTGAATTGGGCCTGGCCGAATTAAGGAAACTTCAATAACGAGGTCGTAAAAGCAACGTGGCTTTAGGCGTGGCAGCGTATTCATTTGGGCTCTTGATTCAACTTGAAAGAGGCCGATAGTGTCGCCTTGGCAGAGCATGTCGTAAACCTTGGGATCTTCCGGTGGCAAGTTATGCAGGTTTAGTTGTTTGCCATCCGTGCCGTTGATTCCACTTGCTTGTAGTTGTCGGAAGCATTTTTGCAAGGCTCCTAGCATGCCAAGCCCTAGTAGGTCGAATTTGACGAGGCCGATCTGCGCGCAGTCTGTTTTGTCCCATTGCAGGATCGTTCTACCTGTTTTGCTAGCCCATTGTAGAGGGCAGACTTCGCTTAAGGGACGATCTGCTAGCACCATGCCTCCTGGGTGAATCCCTAGATGCCTAGGCAGGTGCAATAATTGTGGTGCCATTTTTTGCACGAGTGGTGGCAGTGCGGCAAAAGGATCCGGTTTTCCTGGCATTCTCCGGCTATGCCGAACTTGCCGGCCCATTTCGTTGATTTCGTTTTGGCTGTATCCAGCAGCTCTGGCTACTTCTCTGACTGCAGCGCGTGGCCGGTAAGTAACCACGTTACAAACGAGGGCAGCCCTTTCTCGCCCATAGGTTTGATAAACATAGTCGATAACTTCGTCTCGTCTATCTGACTCGATATCGATATCAATATCGGGTGGTTCTTTTCGTCCGCTGGAGAGAAATCGTTCGAACATAAGCTGATGTCGGTAAGCATCTACGGCGGTAATCCCTAACACGTAGCAGACCACTGAGTTAGCGGCCGACCCTCTCCCTTGACAGAGGATGCCTTGCCGTTGACAAAAATGCACGATGTCATGAACGATCAGAAAGTAGGTTGCGAAGCCACTTTCGGCAATCACTTTTAGTTCATGTTCGAGCTGTTGCCATGCTCCTGGATTAGTTGTTTTAGTCCCGTATCGTTCTTTTGCTCCTGCCGCTACTTTTTCTCTTAGGGTTTTATTCGGATTTTGCAGTTGTTGCAGATTAGTGGGTAAGCGAGGTTCGAGAGAAGATAAATCAAAGGCAATATCTTTTCCCAGTTGATAGGCATTGTCGAGGGCTTGCGGATAATCACGATAATGCTGCGATATTTGTGGCAGACTGCGCAGATATGGCCGTTGTGTCGGGAACGATGCTTGCCCGGCATTTAAAGAAGTATAGGCAGCATTTGCCGCCAGTATGTCTCCTAAGGGGATTTGGTCAGGGTGACAGATTTTGGCGGCACAGGTGGCAACTAACGGAAGACGATGCTTTTGAGCTAGTTCGGCGAGAGCTGCTTGCACCTCTTTCCGTCCGGCTTGTTGCCGATAGGGCATTTCTACCGCCAAGAGGCCTTGAGATACTTCGTTTTTTAGCTGGCCGAGGGCGGTATCCGCTTGCTGGTAATCGAAATACCTACCAGGTTTGAGGTATTTAAGTAACGCCCCATTTTCACTACCGGTCAGCACTAGAGTCGATTTGGGAATCTCTGCCAGACTGTACTTTTGGGGCTGATATTGGGAGGCGTTGAGATTATGTTTCGAAATCAGGGTAGAGATTTGTCTATACCCAGCTAACCTCCAAGCTAGAATCGGGAGATTTCCATGAGTTTGGAAACTGAGTTCACTACCATATCCAACCTTAATTTTTGCTTTTTGCGCTGCCTGATGTATTTGTACAGCT includes these proteins:
- a CDS encoding error-prone DNA polymerase, whose protein sequence is MFDRYFELHAHSAFSFLAGTALPAEVVAQAAKLKYAGIAICDNDGLFGAVQIHQAAQKAKIKVGYGSELSFQTHGNLPILAWRLAGYRQISTLISKHNLNASQYQPQKYSLAEIPKSTLVLTGSENGALLKYLKPGRYFDYQQADTALGQLKNEVSQGLLAVEMPYRQQAGRKEVQAALAELAQKHRLPLVATCAAKICHPDQIPLGDILAANAAYTSLNAGQASFPTQRPYLRSLPQISQHYRDYPQALDNAYQLGKDIAFDLSSLEPRLPTNLQQLQNPNKTLREKVAAGAKERYGTKTTNPGAWQQLEHELKVIAESGFATYFLIVHDIVHFCQRQGILCQGRGSAANSVVCYVLGITAVDAYRHQLMFERFLSSGRKEPPDIDIDIESDRRDEVIDYVYQTYGRERAALVCNVVTYRPRAAVREVARAAGYSQNEINEMGRQVRHSRRMPGKPDPFAALPPLVQKMAPQLLHLPRHLGIHPGGMVLADRPLSEVCPLQWASKTGRTILQWDKTDCAQIGLVKFDLLGLGMLGALQKCFRQLQASGINGTDGKQLNLHNLPPEDPKVYDMLCQGDTIGLFQVESRAQMNTLPRLKPRCFYDLVIEVSLIRPGPIQGNAVNPYLRRRAGKEAITYPHPLLKPALQKTLGVPLFQEQLMQIAIDVADFTPAQADALRRAMGAKRSSEQMAEIKKPLLAGMAKKGVPAKVAEEIFQQLASFALYGFPESHAFSFAYIVYASAWLKRYYPEVFFAALLNSQPMGFYSPATLVADAKRHQVIIEPIDINQSHWENIATLATPQARGKIRLGFLQIKGLSAEVAQKIVTERQQHGPYTTMAEVASRVGLKTKTLNRLAQAGAFESLAISIRQALWQSPYSSVETSGPSWYQPPIAGSAQGLYTPHLPALGQLEKITQELATTRVMSRHPMELWRPQLEGQGIKLNSELGKLPAGERIWLGGLITHRQRPPTAHGITFLSLEDETGLVNVVCSVGFWQKYHRILGTSSAVLIRGIVERDGGASVLNADAAKVIETQLQIRSRDYC